A genomic window from Solanum stenotomum isolate F172 chromosome 10, ASM1918654v1, whole genome shotgun sequence includes:
- the LOC125841528 gene encoding homeobox-leucine zipper protein ATHB-15, translating into MMAVTSSCKDKFGMDSGKYVRYTPEQVEALERLYHECPKPSSLRRQQLIRECPILSNIEPKQIKVWFQNRRCREKQRKESSRLQGVNRKLTAMNKLLMEENDRLQKQVSQLVYENSFFRQQTQTAALATTDNNSCESVVTSGQHNLTPQRPPRDASPAGLLSLAEEILTEFLSKATGTAVEWVQMPGMKPGPDSIGIIAISHGCSGVASRACGLVGLEPTRVVEILKDRPSWFRDCRAVDVLNVMSTGNGGTIELIYMQLYAPTTLAPARDFWLMRYTSVMEDGSLVICERSLNNTQNGPSMPPVQSFVRADILPSGYLIRPCEGGGSIIHIVDHMDLEPWSVPEVLRPLYESSTLLSQRTTMAALRHLRQISQEISHPTVSGWGRRPAALRALGQRLSKGFNEAVNGFTDEGWSMLESDGIDDVTILVNSSPSKLMGANLSYSNGFPSMSSAVLCAKASMLLQNVPPAILLRFLREHRSEWADSGIDAYSAAAVKAGPCSIPVTRTGSFGGQIILPLAHTIEHEEFMEVIRLESIGHYQDDMIMPSDIFLLQLCNGVDENAVGTCAELMFAPIDASFADDAPLLPSGFRIIPLDTKADASSPNRTLDLASTLEVGPAGSRPTGDHSKNSGSTKSVMTIAFQFAFEIHLQESIAAMARQYVRSIISSVQRVALALSPSRIGSLPGLRSPPGTPEAQTLARWICQSYRFFLGVELLKSASGGSDTILKEIWDHSDALMCCSMKALPVFTFANEAGLDMLETTLVALQDISLEKIFDDNGRKALYSELPQIMQQGFACLQGGICLSSMGRPISYERAVAWKVLNEEEDAHCICFMFINWSFV; encoded by the exons ATGATGGCTGTGACATCAAGCTGTAAAGACAAATTTGGGATGGACAGTGGTAAATATGTGAGGTACACTCCTGAGCAGGTAGAGGCTTTGGAGAGGTTGTATCATGAATGTCCGAAGCCTAGTTCACTCCGTCGTCAGCAGTTGATTCGGGAGTGTCCAATTCTGTCTAATATCGAGCCAAAACAGATCAAAGTTTGGTTCCAGAACAGAAG ATGTAGAGAAAAGCAACGTAAAGAATCATCGCGCCTTCAAGGCGTGAACAGAAAATTGACAGCAATGAATAAGCTGTTGATGGAAGAGAATGATAGGCTGCAGAAACAAGTTTCACAGTTGGTGTATGAGAATAGCTTTTTCCGCCAACAGACTCAAACT GCAGCCTTAGCCACCACAGACAACAATAGTTGTGAATCTGTGGTGACGAGTGGTCAACACAACTTGACCCCTCAGCGTCCACCAAGGGATGCAAGCCCTGCGGG ACTTTTGTCCTTAGCAGAGGAAATTTTAACAGAGTTTTTATCAAAGGCAACTGGAACTGCTGTGGAGTGGGTCCAAATGCCTGGGATGAAG CCTGGTCCGGATTCCATTGGAATCATTGCAATTTCTCATGGTTGCTCAGGAGTAGCCTCGCGTGCTTGTGGCCTTGTGGGTCTAGAGCCTACAAGA GTTGTTGAAATTCTTAAAGATCGGCCATCATGGTTTCGTGACTGCCGAGCAGTAGATGTTCTCAATGTGATGTCCACTGGAAATGGTGGAACCATTGAATTGATATACATGCAG ctCTATGCACCTACTACACTGGCACCAGCTCGTGACTTTTGGTTAATGCGATATACATCTGTTATGGAAGATGGTAGCCTTGTG ATATGTGAAAGATCCCTGAACAACACTCAGAATGGTCCTAGTATGCCACCGGTGCAGAGTTTTGTGAGAGCAGATATACTGCCAAGTGGATATCTGATACGACCCTGTGAAGGAGGTGGTTCAATCATTCACATAGTTGACCATATGGATTTAGAG CCGTGGAGTGTGCCTGAAGTGTTGCGTCCACTGTATGAGTCATCAACACTGCTTTCGCAGAGGACAACTATGGCG GCATTACGTCACTTGAGACAAATTTCTCAAGAAATTTCACATCCTACTGTCTCTGGCTGGGGAAGAAGACCTGCAGCCTTACGTGCACTTGGTCAAAGATTGAGCAA GGGTTTTAACGAGGCTGTTAACGGTTTTACTGATGAGGGATGGTCTATGCTTGAAAGTGATGGTATAGATGATGTTACCATTCTTGTTAACTCATCACCCAGCAAATTGATGGGTGCAAATCTCTCTTATTCCAATGGATTTCCGTCGATGAGCAGTGCTGTGCTTTGTGCCAAGGCTTCTATGCTTTTACAG AACGTACCTCCAGCCATTCTACTAAGGTTCTTGCGGGAACACCGATCAGAATGGGCAGACAGTGGTATTGATGCTTATTCAGCTGCTGCAGTTAAAGCTGGTCCATGCAGCATACCAGTCACTCGAACTGGAAGTTTTGGTGGACAAATCATTCTTCCACTGGCTCACACTATTGAACATGAAGAG TTTATGGAGGTGATAAGACTTGAAAGCATTGGCCACTATCAAGATGACATGATAATGCCTAGTGATATCTTCCTTCTGCAA CTTTGTAATGGAGTGGACGAGAATGCTGTTGGAACATGTGCAGAGCTCATGTTTGCTCCTATTGATGCCTCATTTGCTGATGATGCTCCTCTCCTTCCCTCTGGTTTTCGTATCATTCCTCTGGACACCAAGGCG GACGCATCTAGTCCAAACCGCACACTTGATCTTGCATCAACTCTTGAGGTTGGACCGGCTGGAAGTCGACCAACTGGGGATCATTCCAAGAATTCTGGTAGCACAAAATCGGTTATGACAATAGCATTTCAATTTGCATTTGAGATTCATCTTCAAGAAAGCATAGCTGCTATGGCCCGTCAATATGTCCGCAGTATCATATCATCTGTTCAGAGGGTTGCTTTGGCTCTCTCTCCATCTCGTATTGGTTCTCTCCCTGGTCTAAGGTCTCCACCTGGCACACCTGAAGCACAGACTCTTGCCCGTTGGATTTGCCAAAGTTATAG GTTCTTCTTAGGCGTGGAGCTGCTCAAATCTGCTAGCGGAGGAAGTGATACCATCCTGAAAGAAATTTGGGATCACTCAGATGCTCTGATGTGTTGCTCTATGAAG GCACTGCCAGTTTTCACGTTCGCGAATGAGGCAGGACTTGACATGCTAGAAACCACCTTGGTAGCCCTTCAAGATATTAGTCTGGAAAAGATTTTTGACGACAATGGAAGAAAGGCGCTCTACTCTGAGCTTCCACAGATAATGCAACAG GGTTTTGCTTGTCTTCAAGGTGGGATCTGTTTGTCAAGTATGGGAAGGCCAATATCATATGAGAGAGCAGTAGCTTGGAAAGTattgaatgaagaagaagatgccCATTGTATATGTTTTATGTTTATCAATTGGTCTTTTGTCTGA